The following proteins come from a genomic window of Triticum aestivum cultivar Chinese Spring chromosome 6A, IWGSC CS RefSeq v2.1, whole genome shotgun sequence:
- the LOC123130409 gene encoding myosin-1-like has translation MSVVSTSDLSSLEAMLNSLMGRSGGGEVTQMDDNDEEGEEEEEALESPPPPPPPPLPVLPTLRGRLPSLRRVPGAAAAGPWTPPSPPPPHKGGEDDAAAEVSGSVAELERKAAEAEARLRQKEEENAALRRRIESYHIRWLEYEIRIKSLEEDFHEQLASLQMARDAARIAQELPYVDLHEFSEPRMMKLPGEEASPRLRQAGSRRSADGGRRISAVGRLGAEFRRGSQALEKGVAALTVEQRPWQPGVPSAGSFGDLRKLKAQFRSWKKDYKVRLRKAKAEMDRDRRRQSSCWI, from the exons ATGTCTGTGGTGTCGACGTCGGATCTCAGCTCGCTGGAGGCGATGCTGAACTCGCTGATGGGGAGGTCCGGAGGAGGAGAGGTAACGCAAATGGACGACAACGACGAagagggtgaagaggaggaggaagccctcgagtcgccaccgccaccgccgccgccgccgttgcccgtgCTGCCGACCCTGCGAGGCCGTCTCCCGTCGCTGCGGAGGGTCCCTGGGgccgccgccgcggggccgtggaccccgccgtcgccaccgccacctCACAAG GGGGGCGAGGACGACGCTGCTGCGGAGGTTTCAGGCTCGGTGGCGGAGCTGGAGAGgaaggcggcggaggcggaggcgcggctGCGGCAGAAAGAGGAGGAGAACGCGGCGCTGAGGCGGCGGATTGAGAGCTACCACATCAGGTGGCTGGAGTACGAGATCAGGATCAAGTCCCTCGAGGAGGATTTCCACGAGCAACTGGCGTCTCTGCAGATGGCTCGGGACGCTGCACGGATTGCTCAAGAGTTACCCTACGTCGACCTCCATGAATTCTCCGAGCCTCGCATGATGAAGCTGCCCGGTGAGGAGGCATCGCCGAGGCTGCGGCAGGCAGGCAGCCGCCGCAGTGCGGACGGCGGCAGACGAATTAGTGCTGTGGGCCGGCTCGGCGCGGAGTTCCGGCGGGGGAGCCAGGCGCTCGAGAAGGGCGTGGCGGCGCTGACCGTCGAGCAGAGGCCGTGGCAGCCCGGCGTCCCGAGCGCGGGCTCCTTCGGTGACCTGAGGAAACTCAAGGCGCAGTTCCGCTCGTGGAAGAAAGATTACAAGGTCCGGCTGCGCAAGGCCAAGGCGGAGATGGACAGGGACAGAAGGCGTCAGAGCAGCTGCTGGATTTGA